From one Phocaeicola salanitronis DSM 18170 genomic stretch:
- the ileS gene encoding isoleucine--tRNA ligase produces the protein MSKKFTEYSQLNLSDINKEVLKKWDENDVFSRSMTEREGHPSFVFYEGPPSANGMPGIHHVMARTIKDTFCRYKTMKGFQVKRKAGWDTHGLPVELGVEKALGITKEDIGKTISVAEYNQHCRTDVMKFTKEWTDLTHKMGYWVDLDNPYITYDNRYIETLWWLLQQLYKKGLLYKGYTIQPYSPAAGTGLSSHELNQPGCYRDVKDLTVVGQFKIKNPKPEMAEWGTPYFLAWTTTPWTLPSNTALCVGPKIDYVAVQTYNPYTSEKITVVLAKALLYTHFNKKAEGMALEDYKPGDKLVPFKVVGEYKGPDLVGMEYEQLFPWVKPVELDEDGNWRDASAKAFRVIPGDYVTVEDGTGIVHIAPTFGADDAFVAKAAGIPSLFMINKKGETRPMVDLTGKFYLLDELDEKFVAECVNTDIYKEYQGRWVKNAYDPAFTVDGKYDEKAAQAAESLDVYICMKMKQANQAFKMEKHVHNYPHCWRTDKPVLYYPLDSWFIRSTACKERMIELNKTINWKPESTGTGRFGKWLENLNDWNLSRSRYWGTPLPIWRDEDGAEICIGSVEELYNEIEKSVEAGFMTENPYKKLGFVPGKYTKENYNKIDLHRPYVDDIILVSPAGKPMKREADLIDVWFDSGSMPYAQLHYPFENKELIDSGSYYPADFIAEGVDQTRGWFFTLHAIATMVFDSVAYKNVISNGLVLDKNGNKMSKRLGNAVDPFSTIEKFGSDPLRWYMITNSAPWDNLKFDTDGVDEVRRKFFGTLYNTYSFFALYANVDGFTYAEKEVPVSERPEIDRWILSLLNSLIKDVDACFNDYEPTKAGRLITDFVNDNLSNWYVRLNRKRFWGSAMSQDKLSAYQTLYTCLETVAKLMAPIAPFYADRLYMDLIKVTERDHVVSVHLANFPVADESLIDKELEARMQMAQDVTSMVLALRRKVNIKVRQPLQCIMVPVVDEEQKRHIEAVKDLILSEVNVKELQFVEEAGVLVKKVKCDFKKLGPKFGKQMKAVSAAVAELSQEAIAELERNGKYNLQLADGEALIEATDVEIYSEDIPGWLVANEGKLTVALEVTITESLRREGIARELVNRIQNIRKNSGFEITDKIHLVLSKNPNTDDAVKEYNTYICNQVLANSLELSDEVPGGVELNFDDFTLYVKVSKL, from the coding sequence ATGAGTAAGAAATTTACCGAATATTCACAACTGAACCTTTCTGACATCAATAAGGAAGTGCTGAAGAAATGGGACGAGAACGACGTGTTCTCCCGCAGTATGACAGAACGTGAAGGGCATCCTTCTTTTGTATTCTATGAAGGGCCTCCTTCGGCAAACGGTATGCCGGGCATCCACCACGTAATGGCACGTACGATTAAGGATACTTTCTGCCGTTATAAGACGATGAAAGGTTTTCAGGTAAAGCGCAAGGCTGGCTGGGATACGCACGGGCTTCCGGTGGAACTGGGTGTAGAGAAAGCGTTGGGCATTACGAAGGAAGACATCGGCAAGACCATTTCGGTGGCTGAATACAATCAGCATTGCCGCACGGACGTGATGAAGTTCACCAAGGAATGGACCGACCTGACCCACAAGATGGGCTATTGGGTAGACTTGGATAATCCGTATATTACGTATGACAACCGCTACATCGAAACCTTGTGGTGGCTTTTGCAACAACTTTATAAGAAAGGCTTGCTCTACAAAGGATATACCATCCAGCCTTATTCTCCCGCGGCAGGCACGGGACTTAGCTCGCACGAACTGAACCAGCCGGGATGTTATCGGGACGTGAAAGACTTGACCGTAGTAGGGCAGTTCAAGATAAAGAACCCGAAACCCGAAATGGCTGAGTGGGGAACTCCTTATTTCTTGGCTTGGACCACGACTCCGTGGACGTTGCCTTCGAATACTGCGCTCTGCGTAGGCCCGAAGATAGATTATGTAGCCGTACAGACTTACAATCCTTATACTTCTGAAAAGATAACGGTAGTGTTGGCAAAGGCTTTGCTTTACACGCACTTCAACAAGAAGGCGGAAGGCATGGCATTGGAAGACTATAAGCCAGGCGATAAGTTAGTGCCGTTCAAAGTGGTAGGCGAATATAAAGGGCCGGACTTGGTAGGCATGGAATACGAACAACTCTTCCCGTGGGTGAAACCTGTAGAATTGGACGAAGACGGAAACTGGCGCGACGCTTCTGCCAAAGCCTTCCGTGTCATTCCGGGTGATTATGTGACCGTAGAAGACGGTACGGGTATCGTACACATCGCTCCTACCTTCGGTGCAGACGATGCTTTCGTGGCAAAAGCCGCCGGCATCCCTTCGCTCTTCATGATTAACAAGAAAGGCGAGACACGCCCGATGGTTGACCTGACCGGAAAATTCTACCTGCTGGATGAACTGGACGAAAAGTTTGTTGCCGAATGTGTGAATACCGATATATATAAGGAGTATCAAGGCAGATGGGTGAAGAACGCATACGACCCTGCCTTCACCGTCGATGGCAAATATGATGAGAAGGCTGCGCAAGCGGCTGAGTCACTCGATGTATATATCTGCATGAAGATGAAGCAAGCGAATCAGGCATTCAAGATGGAAAAGCACGTGCACAACTATCCGCACTGCTGGCGTACCGACAAGCCGGTGCTCTATTATCCGCTCGATAGCTGGTTTATCCGCTCTACGGCATGCAAGGAACGGATGATAGAACTGAACAAGACCATCAACTGGAAACCTGAATCGACCGGAACAGGACGTTTCGGCAAATGGCTGGAGAACCTGAACGACTGGAACTTGAGCCGTTCGCGTTATTGGGGAACTCCGCTTCCTATCTGGCGCGATGAAGACGGTGCGGAAATCTGCATCGGTTCGGTGGAAGAATTGTATAATGAAATTGAGAAATCGGTTGAGGCTGGCTTTATGACGGAAAATCCGTATAAGAAGTTGGGCTTCGTGCCGGGCAAATATACGAAAGAGAATTACAATAAGATAGACCTGCACCGTCCTTACGTAGACGACATCATCCTGGTTTCGCCCGCAGGTAAACCGATGAAGCGTGAAGCGGACTTGATTGATGTTTGGTTCGATTCGGGTTCGATGCCCTACGCGCAATTGCATTATCCGTTTGAGAATAAAGAACTGATAGATAGCGGTTCGTATTATCCGGCTGATTTCATTGCCGAAGGTGTAGACCAGACTCGTGGTTGGTTCTTTACGTTGCACGCCATTGCCACAATGGTATTCGATAGCGTAGCATATAAGAATGTGATTTCGAACGGCTTGGTATTGGATAAGAACGGAAACAAGATGTCGAAGCGTTTGGGCAATGCGGTAGACCCGTTCAGCACCATCGAGAAGTTCGGTTCCGACCCCTTGCGCTGGTACATGATTACGAACTCGGCTCCGTGGGATAACCTGAAGTTTGATACGGACGGAGTGGACGAAGTGCGCCGCAAGTTCTTCGGCACCTTATATAATACTTATTCGTTCTTTGCTCTTTATGCCAATGTAGACGGCTTTACCTATGCCGAGAAAGAAGTGCCGGTATCAGAACGTCCGGAAATCGACCGCTGGATTCTGTCTTTGCTCAATTCGTTGATAAAAGATGTAGATGCTTGCTTCAATGATTACGAACCTACAAAGGCAGGACGCTTGATAACGGATTTCGTAAACGATAACCTGAGCAACTGGTATGTGCGCCTGAACCGGAAACGTTTCTGGGGAAGCGCGATGTCGCAAGACAAATTGTCGGCTTACCAGACCTTATACACTTGTCTGGAAACGGTGGCGAAACTGATGGCTCCGATTGCACCGTTCTATGCCGACCGCCTGTATATGGACCTGATAAAGGTGACGGAGCGTGACCATGTGGTATCGGTACACTTGGCAAACTTCCCCGTAGCGGATGAAAGCCTGATAGACAAGGAACTGGAAGCGCGTATGCAGATGGCGCAGGATGTGACTTCGATGGTACTGGCTTTGCGCCGCAAGGTGAATATCAAGGTGCGCCAACCGCTTCAATGCATCATGGTTCCCGTAGTGGATGAGGAACAGAAACGTCACATCGAGGCAGTGAAGGATTTGATTTTAAGTGAGGTGAATGTGAAAGAGCTTCAGTTTGTAGAAGAAGCCGGTGTGCTGGTGAAGAAGGTGAAATGTGACTTCAAGAAGCTGGGACCGAAGTTCGGTAAGCAGATGAAAGCCGTATCGGCAGCTGTGGCAGAATTGTCGCAGGAAGCCATTGCCGAACTGGAACGGAACGGCAAATACAATCTTCAGCTGGCAGACGGCGAGGCACTCATCGAAGCCACTGATGTGGAAATCTACAGCGAAGATATCCCCGGCTGGCTGGTTGCAAACGAAGGCAAGCTGACCGTAGCGCTTGAGGTGACCATCACTGAATCCTTGCGCCGGGAAGGTATAGCACGTGAACTGGTGAACCGTATTCAGAACATCCGTAAAAACAGTGGTTTTGAGATAACCGACAAGATTCATTTGGTATTGTCAAAAAATCCGAATACAGATGATGCGGTAAAAGAATATAATACGTATATTTGCAACCAAGTGTTGGCAAACTCATTGGAACTGTCTGATGAGGTGCCGGGTGGTGTTGAACTGAACTTTGATGATTTCACGTTGTATGTGAAAGTGTCGAAACTCTAA
- a CDS encoding TraR/DksA family transcriptional regulator → MAEKTRYSDAELEEFRAIIMEKLQLAERDYEKLKSSIMNTDGNDTDDTSPTYKVLEEGANTLSKEETTRLAARQLKFIQNLRAALVRIENKTYGICRETGKLIPKERLRAVPHATLSIEAKQHGVK, encoded by the coding sequence ATGGCTGAAAAGACAAGATACTCTGACGCAGAACTCGAGGAATTCCGCGCTATTATCATGGAGAAACTTCAGCTCGCCGAGCGCGACTATGAAAAATTGAAAAGCAGTATCATGAATACGGACGGCAACGATACGGACGATACTTCGCCCACCTATAAGGTGCTGGAGGAAGGTGCCAACACGTTGTCGAAAGAAGAGACAACCCGCCTGGCAGCCCGTCAGCTGAAGTTCATCCAGAACTTGCGTGCCGCATTGGTACGTATCGAAAACAAGACGTACGGCATTTGTCGCGAGACGGGGAAGCTGATTCCGAAAGAAAGGTTGCGTGCCGTGCCTCATGCCACGCTGAGCATTGAGGCAAAGCAGCACGGAGTAAAATAA
- a CDS encoding lipoprotein signal peptidase: MKKILTQGRLAALIVVLVLVIDQVIKICVKTGMYLHEHIRITDWFYIFFTENNGMAFGMEFLPKIFLTLFRIVAVCFITWYLYKLTHREEKLKTGYVVCLAFILAGALGNIIDCVFYGEVFSASTSYSVAQWVPMGEGYADWLHGKVVDMFYFPIIDTYWPEWMPFCGGEHFIFFSPIFNFADASISCGMIALLIFYSHTLGLEFQKKEEVKQK, encoded by the coding sequence ATGAAGAAGATTCTGACGCAAGGGCGTCTGGCGGCTTTAATTGTTGTATTGGTATTAGTCATCGATCAGGTAATCAAGATTTGTGTAAAGACAGGCATGTACTTGCACGAGCATATCCGTATCACCGATTGGTTTTACATCTTTTTTACGGAGAATAACGGGATGGCTTTCGGTATGGAATTCCTTCCCAAGATTTTCCTGACTTTATTCCGGATTGTGGCGGTATGCTTTATCACGTGGTATCTGTATAAGCTGACCCATAGGGAGGAGAAACTGAAGACAGGCTATGTCGTATGCCTGGCATTCATCCTTGCGGGAGCGTTGGGAAACATTATTGATTGTGTTTTCTACGGTGAAGTGTTCAGTGCAAGCACTTCCTATTCGGTTGCCCAATGGGTTCCGATGGGTGAGGGGTATGCCGATTGGCTGCATGGGAAAGTGGTCGATATGTTTTATTTCCCGATTATTGATACCTATTGGCCCGAGTGGATGCCCTTTTGTGGAGGCGAACATTTCATATTCTTTAGTCCTATATTCAATTTTGCCGATGCCTCCATCAGTTGTGGCATGATTGCCCTGTTGATTTTCTATAGCCATACCTTGGGGCTGGAGTTTCAGAAAAAAGAAGAAGTAAAGCAAAAGTAA
- a CDS encoding DUF4296 domain-containing protein — MKRKALYTVIALGLLSACGKKIPDDIIQPDAMESLLYDYHLASTMSASLPYNETYKKDAYLDYVFQKHQVTEAEFDSSMVWYTRHTEELATIYKNLKERLGREEKQMKEQVARRDNQIDVSMSGDTVDVWQDRTLYWLSASSLTNKLVFDLKTDTTFKPQDAMELQADFHFIPSKAASGQAVMALNFYFDNDSVQGLTRIVTRSGKQRLYLRPDSSFTIQSISGFIYYSNEKHPDVSLLIDDIHLTRYHNQGKPEESSGTEKAVKDTVDSDGQVQKPIEKENVRTIDSKQMQPMRKMENRK; from the coding sequence ATGAAGAGGAAAGCGTTGTATACAGTGATTGCCTTAGGGCTTTTGTCCGCGTGCGGAAAGAAGATTCCCGATGATATCATCCAGCCGGATGCAATGGAAAGCTTGTTGTATGATTATCATTTGGCTTCTACCATGAGTGCTTCGCTTCCTTATAACGAGACGTACAAGAAAGACGCTTATTTGGATTATGTTTTCCAAAAGCATCAGGTGACCGAGGCCGAGTTTGACTCGTCGATGGTATGGTATACCCGCCATACCGAGGAATTGGCTACGATTTACAAGAATCTGAAAGAACGCTTGGGGCGTGAGGAGAAACAGATGAAGGAACAGGTGGCAAGGCGGGATAATCAGATTGATGTATCTATGTCGGGCGATACGGTTGATGTATGGCAGGACCGTACGCTGTATTGGCTTTCCGCTTCTTCATTGACCAACAAGCTTGTATTCGACTTAAAAACCGATACGACGTTTAAGCCTCAGGATGCGATGGAACTTCAGGCTGATTTCCATTTTATACCTTCGAAAGCGGCATCAGGGCAAGCGGTTATGGCACTCAATTTTTATTTTGATAATGACAGCGTACAAGGTTTGACCCGCATTGTAACCCGTTCGGGTAAGCAACGTTTGTATCTGCGTCCGGATTCGTCGTTTACCATTCAAAGCATTAGCGGATTTATTTATTATTCGAACGAAAAGCATCCGGATGTATCTTTGTTGATTGATGATATTCATCTCACCCGTTATCATAATCAGGGGAAACCGGAAGAGTCTTCCGGTACGGAAAAAGCGGTAAAGGATACCGTGGATTCGGATGGGCAGGTTCAAAAGCCGATAGAGAAAGAAAATGTAAGGACTATCGACAGCAAGCAAATGCAGCCCATGCGGAAAATGGAGAACCGGAAATGA
- a CDS encoding TrmH family RNA methyltransferase has product MLSKNKIKYIHSLELKKNRKEEQAFLAEGYKLVEELLGHFPCRIVAGTKAWLDRHPHLHAEEIFEVSEEELTRISLQKNPQEVLAVFEQPVYEWNINTAAHSLCLALDDVQDPGNVGTIARIADWFGIEHVFCSQGTADIYNPKTVQATMGAIARVQFHYCNLPEFIRSASAQDIPLFGTFLNGKDIYGENLENHGIIIMGNEGNGISTPIAQCITHRLFIPNYPQGRSTSESLNVAIATAIVCAEFRRRG; this is encoded by the coding sequence ATGCTCAGTAAAAACAAGATAAAATACATCCATTCACTGGAGTTGAAAAAGAACCGGAAAGAAGAACAAGCTTTTCTTGCGGAAGGCTACAAACTGGTAGAAGAACTGTTGGGACATTTTCCTTGCCGGATCGTCGCGGGAACAAAAGCCTGGCTTGACCGGCATCCGCATTTGCATGCCGAAGAAATTTTCGAAGTAAGCGAAGAAGAGCTTACACGCATCAGCCTCCAGAAAAACCCGCAAGAAGTACTGGCTGTCTTCGAGCAACCCGTATATGAGTGGAATATAAACACCGCTGCACACTCGCTATGCCTGGCGTTGGACGATGTACAAGACCCCGGAAATGTGGGCACCATTGCCCGAATAGCCGATTGGTTTGGCATTGAACACGTATTTTGTTCCCAAGGTACTGCCGACATCTATAACCCCAAAACAGTGCAAGCCACCATGGGCGCCATCGCACGGGTACAATTCCATTATTGCAACCTGCCGGAATTTATCCGGTCCGCCTCTGCTCAGGATATACCGTTGTTCGGAACATTCCTAAACGGGAAAGATATATACGGAGAAAACTTAGAAAATCATGGCATTATCATCATGGGAAACGAAGGGAATGGCATCAGCACCCCGATAGCCCAATGCATCACACATCGCCTGTTCATTCCCAATTACCCGCAAGGAAGATCCACCAGTGAATCATTGAATGTAGCGATAGCTACCGCAATCGTATGCGCTGAATTCAGAAGAAGAGGATAA
- the tamL gene encoding translocation and assembly module lipoprotein TamL, producing the protein MNKPLAILILLAFLVLMLAGCSVSKFIPEGSYLLDNVKIESDNKEIKPSQMNLYVRQKSNAKWFSLVKLPMYIYGASGLDSTKWINRFWRKIGEAPVIYDPVLAEETRSEMEKAVQNMGYMGASVGLQEVSDGNRMKVYYTVRSGEPYVVERLAYDISDAKIADYLAKDPVRAGLYEGMRFDVNVLDAERQRITQYLQNQGYYRFNKDFITYQADTMLNTHKVDLTLKLLPYRRTKEDLPQPHRQYTLRNVNYVLDADFSELSEDALRGLDSISSGGTGVFYKGKPFLRPKVLTDCNYLIPGNLYRNRNVQNTYSALGRLSILKYSNIRFNEVALPGDSTRLDAYIFLSKNKNKALSFEIEGTNSAGDLGAAASVSFTHRNLFKGSEAFTLELRGAYEAVSGLEGYANSHYMEYGIESSLNFPEFMFPFLSSDFKRRIRATSEVSVKYNWQIRPEFERTLAAAAWSYRWTRRGKATHRFDLLDINYIYMPYTSEAFNAYLDRMDQINPLLRHSYEDLFIIRLGYTYTYNSVGGNAINAAKHNSYSIRFNIEESGNLLYGLSKLVHKKPRYGDAYQLANIDFAQYVKMDIDFAKNFVIDERNSLVFHAGLGIACPYGNSKSLPFEKLYFSGGANSVRGWRVRSLGPGSYRGDGNTIDYVNHTGDIKLDLNVEYRTYLFWKLNGAVFIDAGNVWNIRSQGTQTEGVFKFNRFYKQLAVSYGLGIRFDLDFLILRFDGGMKAINPMYTGRDRYPIVSPDFGRDFAFHFAVGYPF; encoded by the coding sequence ATGAACAAACCGCTTGCGATATTAATTCTGTTGGCTTTTCTCGTCTTGATGTTGGCTGGATGTTCGGTCAGCAAATTCATTCCGGAGGGAAGTTATTTGTTGGACAATGTGAAGATAGAATCGGATAATAAGGAAATCAAGCCTTCTCAAATGAATCTGTATGTACGTCAGAAATCCAATGCCAAATGGTTTAGTCTGGTAAAGCTTCCCATGTATATTTATGGTGCATCGGGGCTGGACTCAACCAAGTGGATTAACCGTTTTTGGCGTAAGATTGGTGAGGCTCCGGTGATTTACGACCCTGTTTTAGCCGAGGAAACCCGGAGCGAAATGGAGAAGGCGGTGCAGAATATGGGATATATGGGGGCATCAGTCGGCTTGCAGGAGGTGTCGGACGGAAACCGCATGAAGGTGTATTATACGGTCCGTTCAGGCGAACCGTATGTGGTAGAACGCTTGGCGTATGATATCTCGGATGCGAAAATAGCTGATTATTTGGCTAAAGATCCGGTACGTGCTGGTTTGTACGAAGGCATGCGGTTTGATGTGAATGTGCTTGATGCCGAACGTCAGCGTATTACCCAGTACCTGCAGAATCAGGGATATTACCGTTTCAATAAAGATTTCATCACTTATCAGGCAGATACGATGCTGAATACGCATAAGGTAGATTTGACCTTGAAGCTCCTTCCATACCGGCGCACAAAGGAAGACTTGCCCCAACCGCACCGCCAATATACGCTTCGGAATGTAAATTATGTATTGGATGCTGATTTCTCTGAGTTGTCCGAAGATGCCTTGCGCGGGCTGGATTCGATAAGTTCCGGCGGTACAGGCGTGTTTTATAAAGGAAAGCCTTTTTTACGTCCCAAAGTGTTGACTGATTGTAATTATTTGATTCCCGGAAATTTATATCGTAATCGGAATGTGCAGAACACTTATTCTGCATTGGGGCGTTTGTCTATCTTAAAATATTCGAATATCCGGTTTAATGAGGTGGCATTGCCGGGCGATTCCACCCGGCTGGATGCTTACATTTTTCTTTCGAAGAACAAGAATAAGGCTTTATCGTTCGAGATAGAGGGTACCAATTCTGCCGGAGACCTGGGGGCGGCGGCATCCGTCTCTTTTACCCATCGCAATCTGTTCAAAGGCTCGGAGGCTTTTACTCTTGAGCTTCGAGGGGCATACGAGGCGGTAAGCGGACTGGAAGGGTATGCCAACAGCCATTACATGGAATACGGTATAGAGAGCAGCTTGAACTTTCCGGAGTTCATGTTCCCGTTTTTGTCTTCTGATTTCAAGCGGCGTATTCGGGCTACTTCTGAGGTAAGTGTGAAATATAATTGGCAGATTCGTCCTGAATTTGAACGTACACTGGCTGCTGCTGCCTGGAGTTACCGCTGGACTCGGAGAGGGAAAGCTACGCATCGGTTTGATTTGCTCGATATTAACTATATCTATATGCCCTATACGTCGGAGGCGTTCAATGCCTATTTGGACCGTATGGATCAGATAAATCCTTTGCTGCGGCATAGTTATGAGGATTTGTTTATCATCCGTTTGGGATATACTTATACTTACAATAGCGTCGGGGGGAATGCGATAAATGCAGCCAAGCACAATTCATATTCCATCCGTTTTAATATTGAAGAGTCGGGTAATTTGCTTTATGGCCTTTCCAAGCTGGTACATAAGAAACCCCGATACGGTGATGCTTATCAATTGGCGAATATTGATTTTGCACAGTATGTAAAGATGGACATTGATTTTGCCAAGAATTTTGTGATTGATGAACGTAACTCATTGGTGTTTCATGCAGGATTGGGTATTGCCTGTCCGTATGGGAATTCGAAAAGCTTGCCTTTCGAGAAACTTTATTTTTCAGGTGGAGCCAATAGTGTGCGTGGTTGGCGGGTCCGTTCTTTAGGTCCCGGTTCGTATCGGGGCGACGGGAATACGATTGATTATGTTAATCATACAGGAGATATAAAGCTTGATTTGAATGTGGAGTACCGCACATACCTGTTCTGGAAACTGAATGGAGCAGTTTTTATTGATGCCGGAAATGTGTGGAACATCCGTTCTCAAGGAACGCAAACTGAGGGTGTGTTTAAGTTTAACCGTTTTTATAAACAGTTGGCTGTATCTTATGGATTGGGAATCCGGTTCGATTTGGATTTCTTGATTTTACGTTTCGATGGAGGAATGAAAGCTATAAATCCGATGTACACGGGGAGAGACCGCTATCCGATTGTTTCGCCTGATTTTGGGCGGGATTTTGCTTTTCATTTTGCTGTCGGTTATCCGTTCTGA
- a CDS encoding DUF6965 family protein, with product MKEYKRHLYTEEDLKALFQWFDNQDLPANMQLDKSTYIPDLQTTLKYLKLQAENYRETQRMQGCITLLERIKAKLEGNERNEE from the coding sequence ATGAAAGAATACAAAAGGCATTTATACACAGAAGAAGATTTAAAAGCACTATTCCAATGGTTTGATAATCAGGATTTGCCTGCTAACATGCAATTGGATAAGAGTACTTATATTCCTGATTTGCAGACTACATTAAAATATTTGAAATTGCAAGCGGAGAATTACCGTGAAACCCAAAGAATGCAAGGATGCATAACTTTGTTGGAGCGTATTAAAGCGAAGCTGGAGGGAAATGAGAGGAATGAGGAATGA
- a CDS encoding IbrB-like domain-containing protein: protein MKKKEETLELFPEQEQEQKQEYKSPVYNVIAVPIEKVCANDYNPNVVAPPEMKLLELSIWEDGFTMPCVCYYDHNNDKYIIVDGFHRYTVLKKSKRIYEREKGMLPVVVIDKDLSNRMGSTIRHNRARGTHNVDLMSHIVSELDKAGMSDQWIMKNIGMDRDELLRLKQISGLAELFADKDFTIPQSRPVYNIDPDNAEEGQVKNIENDK from the coding sequence ATGAAGAAAAAAGAAGAAACACTGGAATTGTTTCCCGAACAAGAGCAAGAACAAAAACAAGAATATAAAAGCCCCGTATATAACGTAATAGCCGTACCGATAGAAAAAGTATGCGCAAACGATTATAACCCGAATGTGGTAGCTCCTCCTGAAATGAAACTGCTGGAACTTTCTATCTGGGAAGACGGATTCACCATGCCGTGTGTATGCTATTACGACCACAATAATGACAAATACATCATTGTAGACGGGTTTCACCGCTATACCGTTCTTAAAAAATCCAAACGCATTTATGAACGTGAAAAAGGCATGTTGCCCGTGGTAGTCATTGACAAGGATTTATCCAACCGGATGGGATCGACCATTCGCCACAATCGTGCACGAGGAACGCATAACGTAGACCTCATGTCGCATATTGTTTCAGAATTAGACAAAGCAGGCATGAGCGACCAATGGATTATGAAAAACATCGGTATGGACCGCGATGAACTTTTGCGCCTGAAACAAATATCCGGGCTTGCCGAGCTTTTCGCGGATAAAGACTTTACGATACCTCAGTCAAGACCGGTCTACAACATTGACCCGGACAATGCGGAAGAAGGGCAAGTGAAAAACATTGAAAATGATAAATGA
- a CDS encoding DUF3440 domain-containing protein: MKKEQPITKNVYELAQERLDIIFKEFDNIYVSFSGGKDSGILLNMCIDYIRKHKLNRKIGVYHMDYEVQYKMTIDYVDRIFEANKDILEIYRICVPFRVATSTSMYQSYWRPWEEDKKDMWVRELPKYAMTADNFPGFKQDMWDYDFQIYFADWLHRKKKASRTCCLVGIRTQESFNRWRCIYQTPKVLLYHRYIWTCKINNDIYNAYPIYDWRTTDVWVANGKFKWDYNHLYDLYYKAGVSIERMRVASPFISEAIESLALYKAIDPNTWGRMIGRVNGVNFAAIYGSSHATARHRIKLPKGYTWKSFMFFLLSTLPEETRNGYLRRLDVSIKFWRTKGGCLSNEVIQKLIDAKIPIEIVDKSNYKTTKHPVRMDYLEDIDIAEFKEIPTYKRMCICILRNDHACKYMGFSPTKEEISKKNKIMENYKHIWR; this comes from the coding sequence ATGAAGAAAGAACAACCCATAACTAAAAACGTGTACGAACTGGCACAAGAACGGCTTGACATCATCTTCAAGGAATTTGACAATATCTACGTCTCTTTCTCAGGAGGAAAAGACAGCGGAATATTGCTGAATATGTGCATCGATTACATACGGAAGCACAAGCTAAACCGAAAAATAGGCGTCTACCACATGGACTACGAAGTGCAATACAAGATGACTATCGACTATGTAGACCGCATCTTTGAAGCAAACAAAGACATACTGGAAATATACCGGATATGCGTACCGTTCCGTGTGGCTACCAGCACTTCAATGTATCAATCCTATTGGCGTCCATGGGAAGAAGATAAAAAAGACATGTGGGTACGCGAACTGCCGAAGTATGCCATGACCGCAGACAATTTTCCCGGATTCAAGCAGGATATGTGGGACTATGATTTCCAGATTTATTTTGCCGACTGGCTCCATCGAAAGAAAAAAGCGTCACGTACCTGTTGCTTGGTAGGCATCCGCACACAAGAAAGTTTCAACCGCTGGCGGTGCATTTACCAAACTCCCAAAGTACTTTTATATCACCGTTATATCTGGACATGCAAAATCAATAATGACATTTATAATGCATACCCGATATACGACTGGCGTACGACCGATGTATGGGTTGCCAACGGCAAATTCAAATGGGATTATAATCATTTATACGACCTTTATTACAAAGCAGGCGTAAGCATCGAACGCATGCGTGTAGCAAGTCCGTTTATCAGCGAAGCCATCGAAAGTCTGGCTCTTTATAAAGCCATCGATCCCAATACATGGGGACGTATGATAGGGCGTGTAAATGGAGTGAACTTTGCCGCTATCTATGGAAGCAGCCATGCAACAGCCCGCCATCGCATCAAACTTCCGAAAGGATATACGTGGAAATCCTTCATGTTCTTCCTTCTTTCCACCCTTCCTGAAGAAACACGGAACGGATATTTACGCCGCCTGGACGTAAGTATCAAATTTTGGCGGACCAAAGGAGGCTGTCTGAGCAACGAAGTCATTCAGAAACTGATTGACGCTAAAATTCCTATTGAAATTGTCGATAAAAGCAACTATAAAACCACCAAGCATCCTGTACGAATGGATTATTTAGAAGACATTGACATCGCTGAATTCAAAGAAATACCAACTTACAAGCGAATGTGTATCTGCATCCTGCGCAACGACCATGCATGCAAATATATGGGCTTTTCGCCGACAAAGGAAGAAATCAGTAAAAAGAACAAAATAATGGAAAACTATAAACACATTTGGAGATGA